From a region of the Impatiens glandulifera chromosome 4, dImpGla2.1, whole genome shotgun sequence genome:
- the LOC124935471 gene encoding EIN3-binding F-box protein 2-like, translating into MGSVPSIEILPDECLIEIFTRLSIGQSTSASACVSKRWLKLLITIRSAEYRIQEDENVEFGDDEHLSRSLEGKNATDIRLFAIAIGVASLGGLGKLMIRGTPDLVNGVSDTGLSAISHYCHSLRVLSLWNTPLVGDQGLLAIANECPLLENIDLSHCTRISNYGLASIAEYCPNLIYLTIESCPRINDLGIISLVQSASRLRKLKIHSLRISGISLAAIGFYGKSLDTLILGRLPYVSPKGFWLMGKAPGLKKLESLTVSSCSGLTNICLETIVEGCSSLKQISLKKCWFVSDHGLVTVVFTSGSLKSVLLEECHGVTQYGILCVIMKLKSLVIDKCMGIKVLPLHMNIFSSKIRSLSIINCPGFGNVGLTCHRLKNIDFSGSIGITNSDLMAIIKRCTSGLVNVNLSGCLNLTDAVVSAMAYHHGGTLEQLCLEDCHGVSDLSAMAIADMCKTLNELDLSGCKISDFGIAVLACRGEFDLQILSLAGCCDISDECMPFLAMLGKNLVGLNLKNCCSITSGCIDQLVDILGRCDVLS; encoded by the coding sequence ATGGGTTCGGTTCCATCCATTGAAATCCTTCCGGATGAGTGTCTAATCGAGATCTTCACTCGCCTTTCGATTGGACAATCAACCAGTGCATCTGCATGTGTTTCCAAGCGTTGGCTTAAGCTCTTAATCACCATCCGAAGTGCTGAATATCGCATACAAGAAGATGAGAATGTTGAATTCGGAGATGATGAACATCTCAGTAGATCTTTAGAGGGGAAGAATGCGACAGACATTAGACTTTTCGCTATTGCAATAGGAGTCGCGAGTCTAGGAGGGCTTGGCAAGCTAATGATAAGAGGAACTCCCGATTTGGTTAATGGAGTTTCAGATACGGGTCTTTCTGCAATATCTCACTATTGTCATTCTCTGAGAGTTCTTTCTTTATGGAACACCCCTCTGGTGGGTGATCAAGGGTTGTTGGCGATTGCAAATGAATGTCCACTACTAGAGAATATTGACCTTTCTCACTGCACAAGGATTTCCAACTATGGCTTGGCTTCAATTGCAGAGTATTGCCCTAACTTGATCTATCTTACGATCGAGTCATGTCCTAGGATAAACGATCTAGGAATCATCAGTCTGGTTCAGTCGGCTTCAAGGCTAAGGAAGTTGAAGATTCATTCGTTAAGAATATCAGGCATATCCCTTGCTGCTATTGGCTTCTATGGGAAGTCGTTAGACACATTAATCCTCGGCAGGCTTCCTTACGTGAGCCCGAAAGGGTTTTGGTTGATGGGGAAGGCACCAGGCTTAAAGAAACTGGAATCTTTAACGGTCAGTTCTTGTAGTGGGTTAACCAATATCTGTCTAGAAACTATAGTGGAAGGTTGTTCTAGTTTGAAGCAAATAAGTCTTAAGAAGTGTTGGTTTGTCTCGGATCATGGTCTGGTGACTGTCGTGTTCACATCTGGATCTCTCAAAAGTGTGTTATTAGAAGAATGTCACGGAGTTACCCAATATGGGATACTTTGTGTTATAATGAAATTGAAATCTCTGGTGATCGACAAGTGTATGGGAATCAAAGTACTACCTCTTCACATGAACATTTTCTCTtcgaagattcgatcgttgtcTATCATAAACTGTCCCGGTTTTGGTAACGTGGGGTTGACATGTCATCGGTTAAAGAACATTGATTTCAGTGGCTCGATCGGAATAACCAACTCTGATCTTATGGCTATTATAAAACGATGTACATCTGGACTAGTCAATGTGAATCTAAGCGGTTGTTTGAACTTGACGGATGCAGTGGTTTCAGCTATGGCTTATCACCATGGTGGCACTCTCGAACAATTGTGTTTGGAAGATTGTCACGGTGTTAGTGATTTAAGCGCGATGGCGATTGCTGACATGTGTAAGACGCTGAATGAGCTGGATTTATCTGGGTGTAAGATTTCTGATTTTGGTATTGCTGTTTTGGCATGCAGAGGGGAGTTTGATTTGCAGATCCTTTCGTTGGCTGGATGTTGCGATATTTCTGATGAATGTATGCCTTTTTTGGCGATGTTGGGGAAGAATCTGGTGGGTTTGAATCTCAAGAACTGTTGTTCAATTACTAGTGGGTGTATAGACCAACTAGTTGACATCTTGGGGAGGTGTGATGTTCTTTCATGA